In Choristoneura fumiferana chromosome 21, NRCan_CFum_1, whole genome shotgun sequence, a single genomic region encodes these proteins:
- the LOC141439714 gene encoding protein groucho-like isoform X6 codes for MYPAPTRHPAAAVRGPQPSSGPIKFTIADTLERIKEEFNFLQAQYHTLKLECEKLASEKTEMQRHYVMYYEMSYGLNVEMHKQTEIAKRLSAIIGQVLPFLAQEHQQQVAGAVERAKQVTMSELNAIIGQQQQQGLQQLLQIHASAGLPHGVGAAGALLGAGGLLFAPGAAPPPHLPPPPPHHKVELPPPADIKPAVLPGGPPPLPGQPRDDERLANSRIQRRHSVSPHEREQKYRPRSPAEPEALDVKRRKEEKVHHVSLCSDSDAEKSDQDLVVDVANEQEERGSPGARAEPGEGARPVSRSGSSSSRSTPKSSKDEKPGTPGAKSNRASTPTGGGRYGLPALAGYRPPQYELARTNGQPPHKPAYSYHTCGGPLQPVPFPADALVGPGIPRGARQVAVLPHGEVVCAVALSVSNGSRHAYTGGKGCVKLWDISNPGSPNTLEPLSQLDCLQRDNYIRSVKLLPDGRTLIVGGEASNLSIWDLGAPTPRMRAELTSSAPACYALAISPDSKVCFSCCSDGNIAVWDLQNQVLVRQFQGHTDGASCIDISGDGTRLWTGGLDNTVRSWDLREGRQLHQHDFSSQIFSLGYCPSGSWLAVGMENSHVEVLHAGKPDRYQLLLHESCVLALKFAHQGKWFASTGKDNLLNAWRTPYGASIFQSKESSSVLSCDISADDKFIVTGSGDKKATVYEVLY; via the exons ATGTACCCAGCGCCGACGCGGCACCCGGCGGCCGCGGTAAGG GGACCACAGCCTTCATCAGGCCCTATTAAGTTTACAATAGCTGATACTTTAGAACGTATTAAAGAAGAATTTAACTTTTTACAAGCTCAATATCATAC TTTGAAATTAGAATGTGAAAAGCTAGCTAGTGAGAAGACAGAAATGCAAAGGCATTATGTTATG tATTATGAAATGTCCTATGGCCTTAATGTAGAAATGCATAAACAG aCGGAGATAGCCAAGAGGCTGAGTGCTATAATAGGGCAAGTACTCCCATTCCTGGCACAAGAGCACCAGCAGCAAGTGGCCGGAGCAGTGGAGAGAGCCAAGCAGGTCACTATGTCTGAACTTAACGCTATTATTGGG CAACAGCAACAGCAAGGTCTCCAGCAACTTCTT CAGATCCACGCGTCGGCGGGTCTGCCGCACGGCgtgggcgcggcgggcgcgctgcTCGGCGCCGGCGGGCTGCTGTTCGCGcccggcgccgcgccgccgccgcacctgcccccgcccccgccgcacCACAAG GTGGAGCTGCCGCCGCCGGCGGACATAAAGCCGGCCGTGCTGCCGGGCGGGCCGCCGCCGCTGCCCGGCCAGCCGCGCGACGACGAACGCCTCGCCAACTCCAGGATACAAAGG AGACATTCAGTATCGCCGCACGAGCGCGAACAAAAGTACCGGCCGCGATCGCCGGCGGAGCCCGAAGCCCTCGACGTGAAACGAAGGAAGGAGGAGAAGGTACACCATGTCAGTCTGTGTAGT gACAGTGACGCAGAGAAAAGTGATCAGGACTTAGTTGTCGATGTAGCTAATGAG CAGGAGGAGCGCGGGTCGCCGGGCGCGCGCGCGGAGCCCGGCGAGGGCGCGCGGCCTGTCTCACGCAGCGGATCCTCATCCAGTCGCTCCACGCCCAAGAGCTCCAAAGAC GAGAAGCCGGGGACGCCCGGCGCGAAGTCGAACCGCGCGTCGACGCCGACCGGCGGCGGCCGCTACGGCCTGCCCGCGCTCGCCGGCTACCGGCCGCCGCAGTACGAGCTCGCCAGGACCAACGGACAGCCCCCGCACAAGCC AGCGTACTCGTACCACACGTGCGGGGGCCCGCTACAGCCGGTGCCGTTTCCGGCGGACGCGCTGGTCGGGCCCGGCATCCCGCGCGGCGCCCGGCAGGTCGCGGTGTTGCCGCACGGCGAGGTCGTCTGCGCCGTGGCTCTGTCCGTCAGCAACGGGTCGCGGCACGCGTACACCGGGGGCAAAGGCTGTGTCAAACTGTGGGATATATCTAACCCGGGCTCGCCTAACACGCTGGAGCCACTGTCCCAGTTGGACTGTTTG CAAAGGGACAACTACATCCGTTCGGTGAAGCTGCTGCCGGACGGTCGCACGCTGATCGTGGGCGGCGAGGCGTCCAACCTGTCCATCTGGGACCTGGGCGCGCCCACGCCGCGCATGCGCGCCGAGCTCACCTCCTCCGCGCCGGCGTGCTACGCGCTCGCCATCAGCCCCGACTCCAAG gtGTGCTTTAGTTGTTGTTCTGACGGCAACATTGCAGTATGGGACCTTCAAAATCAGGTGTTAGTTAGGCAATTCCAAG GGCACACGGACGGCGCGTCCTGCATCGACATCAGCGGCGACGGCACGCGGCTGTGGACGGGCGGCCTCGACAACACGGTGCGCTCCTGGGACCTGCGCGAGGGCCGCCAGCTGCACCAGCACGACTTCTCCTCGCAGATCTTCTCGCTGGGATACTGCCCCTCCG GCTCCTGGCTAGCAGTGGGCATGGAGAACTCCCACGTGGAAGTGTTGCACGCGGGCAAACCGGACCGCTACCAGCTGCTGCTCCACGAGTCATGCGTCCTCGCGCTCAAGTTCGCGCACCAGGGCAAGTGGTTCGCCTCCACAGGGAAGGACAATCTGCTCAACGCGTGGCGCACGCCTTACGGTGCCAGTATATTCCAG
- the LOC141439714 gene encoding protein groucho-like isoform X7, producing MYPAPTRHPAAAVRGPQPSSGPIKFTIADTLERIKEEFNFLQAQYHTLKLECEKLASEKTEMQRHYVMYYEMSYGLNVEMHKQTEIAKRLSAIIGQVLPFLAQEHQQQVAGAVERAKQVTMSELNAIIGQQQQQGLQQLLIHASAGLPHGVGAAGALLGAGGLLFAPGAAPPPHLPPPPPHHKVELPPPADIKPAVLPGGPPPLPGQPRDDERLANSRIQRRHSVSPHEREQKYRPRSPAEPEALDVKRRKEEKVHHVSLCSDSDAEKSDQDLVVDVANEQEERGSPGARAEPGEGARPVSRSGSSSSRSTPKSSKDEKPGTPGAKSNRASTPTGGGRYGLPALAGYRPPQYELARTNGQPPHKPAYSYHTCGGPLQPVPFPADALVGPGIPRGARQVAVLPHGEVVCAVALSVSNGSRHAYTGGKGCVKLWDISNPGSPNTLEPLSQLDCLQRDNYIRSVKLLPDGRTLIVGGEASNLSIWDLGAPTPRMRAELTSSAPACYALAISPDSKVCFSCCSDGNIAVWDLQNQVLVRQFQGHTDGASCIDISGDGTRLWTGGLDNTVRSWDLREGRQLHQHDFSSQIFSLGYCPSGSWLAVGMENSHVEVLHAGKPDRYQLLLHESCVLALKFAHQGKWFASTGKDNLLNAWRTPYGASIFQSKESSSVLSCDISADDKFIVTGSGDKKATVYEVLY from the exons ATGTACCCAGCGCCGACGCGGCACCCGGCGGCCGCGGTAAGG GGACCACAGCCTTCATCAGGCCCTATTAAGTTTACAATAGCTGATACTTTAGAACGTATTAAAGAAGAATTTAACTTTTTACAAGCTCAATATCATAC TTTGAAATTAGAATGTGAAAAGCTAGCTAGTGAGAAGACAGAAATGCAAAGGCATTATGTTATG tATTATGAAATGTCCTATGGCCTTAATGTAGAAATGCATAAACAG aCGGAGATAGCCAAGAGGCTGAGTGCTATAATAGGGCAAGTACTCCCATTCCTGGCACAAGAGCACCAGCAGCAAGTGGCCGGAGCAGTGGAGAGAGCCAAGCAGGTCACTATGTCTGAACTTAACGCTATTATTGGG CAACAGCAACAGCAAGGTCTCCAGCAACTTCTT ATCCACGCGTCGGCGGGTCTGCCGCACGGCgtgggcgcggcgggcgcgctgcTCGGCGCCGGCGGGCTGCTGTTCGCGcccggcgccgcgccgccgccgcacctgcccccgcccccgccgcacCACAAG GTGGAGCTGCCGCCGCCGGCGGACATAAAGCCGGCCGTGCTGCCGGGCGGGCCGCCGCCGCTGCCCGGCCAGCCGCGCGACGACGAACGCCTCGCCAACTCCAGGATACAAAGG AGACATTCAGTATCGCCGCACGAGCGCGAACAAAAGTACCGGCCGCGATCGCCGGCGGAGCCCGAAGCCCTCGACGTGAAACGAAGGAAGGAGGAGAAGGTACACCATGTCAGTCTGTGTAGT gACAGTGACGCAGAGAAAAGTGATCAGGACTTAGTTGTCGATGTAGCTAATGAG CAGGAGGAGCGCGGGTCGCCGGGCGCGCGCGCGGAGCCCGGCGAGGGCGCGCGGCCTGTCTCACGCAGCGGATCCTCATCCAGTCGCTCCACGCCCAAGAGCTCCAAAGAC GAGAAGCCGGGGACGCCCGGCGCGAAGTCGAACCGCGCGTCGACGCCGACCGGCGGCGGCCGCTACGGCCTGCCCGCGCTCGCCGGCTACCGGCCGCCGCAGTACGAGCTCGCCAGGACCAACGGACAGCCCCCGCACAAGCC AGCGTACTCGTACCACACGTGCGGGGGCCCGCTACAGCCGGTGCCGTTTCCGGCGGACGCGCTGGTCGGGCCCGGCATCCCGCGCGGCGCCCGGCAGGTCGCGGTGTTGCCGCACGGCGAGGTCGTCTGCGCCGTGGCTCTGTCCGTCAGCAACGGGTCGCGGCACGCGTACACCGGGGGCAAAGGCTGTGTCAAACTGTGGGATATATCTAACCCGGGCTCGCCTAACACGCTGGAGCCACTGTCCCAGTTGGACTGTTTG CAAAGGGACAACTACATCCGTTCGGTGAAGCTGCTGCCGGACGGTCGCACGCTGATCGTGGGCGGCGAGGCGTCCAACCTGTCCATCTGGGACCTGGGCGCGCCCACGCCGCGCATGCGCGCCGAGCTCACCTCCTCCGCGCCGGCGTGCTACGCGCTCGCCATCAGCCCCGACTCCAAG gtGTGCTTTAGTTGTTGTTCTGACGGCAACATTGCAGTATGGGACCTTCAAAATCAGGTGTTAGTTAGGCAATTCCAAG GGCACACGGACGGCGCGTCCTGCATCGACATCAGCGGCGACGGCACGCGGCTGTGGACGGGCGGCCTCGACAACACGGTGCGCTCCTGGGACCTGCGCGAGGGCCGCCAGCTGCACCAGCACGACTTCTCCTCGCAGATCTTCTCGCTGGGATACTGCCCCTCCG GCTCCTGGCTAGCAGTGGGCATGGAGAACTCCCACGTGGAAGTGTTGCACGCGGGCAAACCGGACCGCTACCAGCTGCTGCTCCACGAGTCATGCGTCCTCGCGCTCAAGTTCGCGCACCAGGGCAAGTGGTTCGCCTCCACAGGGAAGGACAATCTGCTCAACGCGTGGCGCACGCCTTACGGTGCCAGTATATTCCAG
- the LOC141439714 gene encoding protein groucho-like isoform X9, whose amino-acid sequence MYPAPTRHPAAAGPQPSSGPIKFTIADTLERIKEEFNFLQAQYHTLKLECEKLASEKTEMQRHYVMVNTLTDLYFLFLFSCFSYNIFFLFQYYEMSYGLNVEMHKQTEIAKRLSAIIGQVLPFLAQEHQQQVAGAVERAKQVTMSELNAIIGQQQQQGLQQLLQQIHASAGLPHGVGAAGALLGAGGLLFAPGAAPPPHLPPPPPHHKVELPPPADIKPAVLPGGPPPLPGQPRDDERLANSRIQRRHSVSPHEREQKYRPRSPAEPEALDVKRRKEEKEERGSPGARAEPGEGARPVSRSGSSSSRSTPKSSKDEKPGTPGAKSNRASTPTGGGRYGLPALAGYRPPQYELARTNGQPPHKPAYSYHTCGGPLQPVPFPADALVGPGIPRGARQVAVLPHGEVVCAVALSVSNGSRHAYTGGKGCVKLWDISNPGSPNTLEPLSQLDCLQRDNYIRSVKLLPDGRTLIVGGEASNLSIWDLGAPTPRMRAELTSSAPACYALAISPDSKVCFSCCSDGNIAVWDLQNQVLVRQFQGHTDGASCIDISGDGTRLWTGGLDNTVRSWDLREGRQLHQHDFSSQIFSLGYCPSGSWLAVGMENSHVEVLHAGKPDRYQLLLHESCVLALKFAHQGKWFASTGKDNLLNAWRTPYGASIFQSKESSSVLSCDISADDKFIVTGSGDKKATVYEVLY is encoded by the exons ATGTACCCAGCGCCGACGCGGCACCCGGCGGCCGCG GGACCACAGCCTTCATCAGGCCCTATTAAGTTTACAATAGCTGATACTTTAGAACGTATTAAAGAAGAATTTAACTTTTTACAAGCTCAATATCATAC TTTGAAATTAGAATGTGAAAAGCTAGCTAGTGAGAAGACAGAAATGCAAAGGCATTATGTTATGGTAAACACTTTAACAGatctatattttttgtttctattttcatgcttttcctataacattttttttctatttcagtATTATGAAATGTCCTATGGCCTTAATGTAGAAATGCATAAACAG aCGGAGATAGCCAAGAGGCTGAGTGCTATAATAGGGCAAGTACTCCCATTCCTGGCACAAGAGCACCAGCAGCAAGTGGCCGGAGCAGTGGAGAGAGCCAAGCAGGTCACTATGTCTGAACTTAACGCTATTATTGGG CAACAGCAACAGCAAGGTCTCCAGCAACTTCTT CAGCAGATCCACGCGTCGGCGGGTCTGCCGCACGGCgtgggcgcggcgggcgcgctgcTCGGCGCCGGCGGGCTGCTGTTCGCGcccggcgccgcgccgccgccgcacctgcccccgcccccgccgcacCACAAG GTGGAGCTGCCGCCGCCGGCGGACATAAAGCCGGCCGTGCTGCCGGGCGGGCCGCCGCCGCTGCCCGGCCAGCCGCGCGACGACGAACGCCTCGCCAACTCCAGGATACAAAGG AGACATTCAGTATCGCCGCACGAGCGCGAACAAAAGTACCGGCCGCGATCGCCGGCGGAGCCCGAAGCCCTCGACGTGAAACGAAGGAAGGAGGAGAAG GAGGAGCGCGGGTCGCCGGGCGCGCGCGCGGAGCCCGGCGAGGGCGCGCGGCCTGTCTCACGCAGCGGATCCTCATCCAGTCGCTCCACGCCCAAGAGCTCCAAAGAC GAGAAGCCGGGGACGCCCGGCGCGAAGTCGAACCGCGCGTCGACGCCGACCGGCGGCGGCCGCTACGGCCTGCCCGCGCTCGCCGGCTACCGGCCGCCGCAGTACGAGCTCGCCAGGACCAACGGACAGCCCCCGCACAAGCC AGCGTACTCGTACCACACGTGCGGGGGCCCGCTACAGCCGGTGCCGTTTCCGGCGGACGCGCTGGTCGGGCCCGGCATCCCGCGCGGCGCCCGGCAGGTCGCGGTGTTGCCGCACGGCGAGGTCGTCTGCGCCGTGGCTCTGTCCGTCAGCAACGGGTCGCGGCACGCGTACACCGGGGGCAAAGGCTGTGTCAAACTGTGGGATATATCTAACCCGGGCTCGCCTAACACGCTGGAGCCACTGTCCCAGTTGGACTGTTTG CAAAGGGACAACTACATCCGTTCGGTGAAGCTGCTGCCGGACGGTCGCACGCTGATCGTGGGCGGCGAGGCGTCCAACCTGTCCATCTGGGACCTGGGCGCGCCCACGCCGCGCATGCGCGCCGAGCTCACCTCCTCCGCGCCGGCGTGCTACGCGCTCGCCATCAGCCCCGACTCCAAG gtGTGCTTTAGTTGTTGTTCTGACGGCAACATTGCAGTATGGGACCTTCAAAATCAGGTGTTAGTTAGGCAATTCCAAG GGCACACGGACGGCGCGTCCTGCATCGACATCAGCGGCGACGGCACGCGGCTGTGGACGGGCGGCCTCGACAACACGGTGCGCTCCTGGGACCTGCGCGAGGGCCGCCAGCTGCACCAGCACGACTTCTCCTCGCAGATCTTCTCGCTGGGATACTGCCCCTCCG GCTCCTGGCTAGCAGTGGGCATGGAGAACTCCCACGTGGAAGTGTTGCACGCGGGCAAACCGGACCGCTACCAGCTGCTGCTCCACGAGTCATGCGTCCTCGCGCTCAAGTTCGCGCACCAGGGCAAGTGGTTCGCCTCCACAGGGAAGGACAATCTGCTCAACGCGTGGCGCACGCCTTACGGTGCCAGTATATTCCAG